One Aegilops tauschii subsp. strangulata cultivar AL8/78 chromosome 7, Aet v6.0, whole genome shotgun sequence genomic window carries:
- the LOC109743056 gene encoding uncharacterized protein, which yields MGGLLSTPAPSPSTSVSLGLGSPDDDGSLKSPAVEAPRRSLRLAGAASPDTPAAASSDRDGASSGARGRRKGRPRASAVAAAAASPEAGEAGSDGGEARASGGSGGGSSLQGTRMSLRSGSRLGKRPVEPDVHAGTGLGPDGGGSGSGDKVHDEMLHQCTDGSGKRRKGVAARLADYVTDSESDSDDDFVLPAKGSASMMAGAAADCVPDSESDREDFVLLGDRSLKVPANLFTPFNLSEPSVVAMGSHMTGQGSGGSVRTRIGGIGQVNDRNEQLFSEESMLMHDSAEKAAAGTVKPLASAADKAFADVNFSEEVLRHESGNRGEGNSKLVLGNNDSGAAVSVGIPSGTRTRKFSRDDKGKGKMVVEEVLLPQKLSDDEMDWEPVVLQENQSVSGAADADVEPLWRQAARERAIKLAPKFAFFKAGEDVHSDEDDEEELEPAADAQDWPGPYSTALRIMDDRDAKLRARELNPSSKLANDADNVILWTPLKNKKAPLRPVPSLASLCMQTLASHAEGIESLGGIPEELKHKLLTELCCSRKMNTHLLTEILCDNPVALQLRECSWLNEDDFEAVFGKCMTESLEVLQLDLSGRCMPDYILPTTLAKVPNCMPLLRKISLMGNYRLSDNGLDKLISAAPSLSSLNLSECSLLTSTGIENLANRLQSVLRELYINDCLNVDAMMILPALEKIKQLEVLSMSGIQSVCDKFVNELIPVHGSNIRELAFAGCLKLTSSSIKTIGVNCPQLSSLDIRNLSRLRDSATRHLRYGCRLIKKLKLQKNTFSDEALSQFLEESGGCLTELSLNNIEKVGNLTARAIASKCSLRLEILDVSFCRGLTNEALGLIVDSCSSLRTLKLFGCTQITDIFLKGHSNSLVKIIGIEGSILEQLGRC from the exons atgGGCGGCCTGCTGAGCACGCCGGCGCCGTCCCCGTCCACCTCCGTCTCCCTCGGCCTCGGCTCCCCCGACGACGACGGGTCCCTCAAGTCCCCCGCCGTCGAGGCACCCCGCCGCAGCCTGCGCCTGGCCGGCGCCGCCAGCCCGGACACCCCCGCGGCGGCCTCTTCCGACCGCGACGGCGCTTCGTCGGGCGCTCGCGGAAGGAGGAAGGGGAGGCCTCGCGCTTCCGCCGTTGCTGCCGCCGCTGCTTCCCCGGAGGCTGGGGAGGCGGGGAGCGATGGCGGCGAGGCTAGGGCTtcgggcggcagcggcggcggctccagTCTTCAGGGGACGCGCATGAGCTTGCGGTCAGGGTCTCGGCTCGGGAAGCGGCCTGTGGAGCCAGACGTCCACGCGGGGACGGGGCTCGGACCCGATGGAGGAGGGTCCGGGTCTGGAGACAAGGTGCACGACGAAATGCTGCACCAGTGCACTGATGGGTCGGGGAAGCGGCGCAAGGGCGTAGCGGCTCGGCTGGCCGACTACGTGACTGATTCAGAGAGCGACAGTGATGACGACTTTGTGCTGCCGGCGAAAGGGAGTGCGAGCATGATGGCCGGAGCGGCGGCTGATTGCGTGCCTGATTCGGAGAGCGACAGGGAGGATTTTGTGCTGCTGGGGGATCGTAGCTTGAAGGTACCGGCGAACTTGTTCACTCCTTTTAATCTGAGTGAACCGAGTGTGGTGGCTATGGGTTCGCATATGACCGGCCAGGGGAGTGGTGGTTCTGTGAGGACTCGTATAGGGGGAATTGGACAAGTTAATGACAGGAATGAACAGCTCTTCAGTGAGGAGTCTATGCTCATGCATGATTCGGCAGAGAAGGCAGCTGCTGGCACTGTTAAGCCATTAGCATCTGCTGCAGACAAAGCCTTTGCGGATGTGAATTTCAGTGAGGAGGTTCTCAGGCATGAGTCTGGAAATAGAGGTGAAGGAAACTCAAAGCTGGTTCTTGGGAACAACGATTCTGGTGCTGCTGTCAGTGTGGGTATTCCATCTGGTACCAGGACCAGGAAGTTCAGTCGTGATGATAAAGGAAAGGGGAAGATGGTTGTGGAAGAGGTTTTATTGCCCCAGAAGTTAAGTGATGATGAGATGGATTGGGAACCTGTGGTTTTACAAGAGAATCAGAGCGTCTCAGGAGCAGCTGATGCTGATGTGGAGCCGCTTTGGAGGCAAGCGGCAAGAGAGAGAGCTATTAAGCTGGCCCCAAAATTTGCATTCTTCAAAGCAGGTGAAGATGTACATagtgacgaagatgatgaagaagagtTAGAGCCTGCGGCTGATGCTCAGGATTGGCCAGGTCCATATTCTACTGCATTGAGGATCATGGATGATAGAGATGCTAAATTGAGAGCCCGGGAGTTGAATCCGTCGTCTAAACTAGCTAATGATGCTGATAATGTCATTTTGTGGACACCTTTGAAAAACAAGAAAGCTCCGCTGCGACCCGTCCCATCACTTGCAAGCTTATGCATGCAAACACTTGCAAGCCATGCTGAAGGTATTGAATCACTTGGAGGCATACCTGAGGAGTTAAAACATAAACTTCTCACGGAACTGTGCTGTTCTAGGAAGATGAATACCCATCTTCTTACTGAGATCTTGTGTGACAATCCTGTGGCACTGCAGCTTAGGGAGTGTTCGTGGTTGAATGAGGATGACTTTGAGGCTGTTTTTGGGAAATGCATGACTGAATCCTTAGAG GTTCTGCAGCTTGACTTATCTGGGCGATGCATGCCTGACTATATTTTGCCTACTACCTTGGCAAAGGTTCCAAATTGCATGCCATTATTAAGAAAAATATCTTTGATGGGAAATTACCGTCTTTCTGATAATGGGTTAGACAAACTCATCTCAGCAGCACCTTCTCTGAGTTCGCTAAATTTAAGCGAGTGTTCTCTTCTCACATCAACTGGAATTGAGAATCTTGCTAATAGGCTGCAATCTGTATTGAGAGAACTATATATTAATGACTGCCTAAATGTGGATGCCATGATGATTCTTCCTGCTCTAGAGAAAATTAAACAACTGGAGGTTTTATCAATGTCTGGCATACAGTCTGTCTGCGACAAGTTTGTGAATGAGCTCATTCCTGTACATGGCTCTAATATAAGGGAGTTAGCGTTTGCTGGTTGCCT GAAACTGACCTCATCCTCCATTAAGACTATTGGGGTGAACTGCCCCCAGTTATCATCTTTAGATATACGAAACTTGAGTAGGTTGCGTGACTCAGCAACGAGACATCTTCGTTATGGCTGTCGGCTTATAAAGAAATTAAAGCTTCAAAAGAATACATTCAG TGATGAAGCGCTGTCTCAGTTTTTGGAAGAATCTGGAGGATGTCTAACTGAGCTGAGCCTAaacaacattgagaag GTTGGAAACCTTACTGCACGGGCGATTGCTAGCAAGTGCTCCTTGCGCTTGGAAATTCTGGATGTTTCCTTCTGCCGTGGTCTGACCAATGAAGCTTTGGGGCTGATTGTTGACAGTTGCTCATCACTGAGAACTCTGAAGCTATTTGGGTGTACCCAG ATCACGGATATTTTCCTCAAGGGCCACTCGAACTCATTGGTGAAAATTATTGGGATAGAAGGGAGCATACTGGAGCAATTGGGTCGTTGTTAG